In Cnuibacter physcomitrellae, a genomic segment contains:
- a CDS encoding biotin transporter BioY, with protein MSLTVPVRRPVLADLIARPVSRSRALAVNAGLVVAGVVVVSLLAKVSFFIGPVPITGQTLGVIVVGAALGARRGAAALTTYMLAGLAGLPVFAGVTAGPAYVLSPSFGFVLGFIPAAFVAGWFAQRAWDRTPWLAFIGFVVASIIPFMIGVPYMALMLATVLGEQITLASVLQSGVWPFIVPGAIKAVAAALLVPGAWLLVRSIDRSAKR; from the coding sequence CGTTCCCGCGCCCTAGCGGTCAACGCCGGCCTCGTCGTCGCCGGTGTCGTCGTGGTCTCGCTCCTGGCCAAGGTCTCGTTCTTCATCGGACCGGTCCCCATCACCGGTCAGACCCTCGGAGTGATCGTCGTCGGGGCGGCGCTCGGCGCACGTCGCGGCGCGGCAGCGCTGACCACCTACATGCTGGCCGGGTTGGCCGGGCTGCCCGTCTTCGCCGGGGTGACAGCGGGACCCGCCTACGTGCTCTCCCCGTCCTTCGGGTTCGTCCTCGGATTCATCCCGGCGGCCTTCGTCGCGGGCTGGTTCGCTCAGCGTGCGTGGGATCGCACGCCGTGGCTCGCGTTCATCGGGTTCGTGGTCGCCTCGATCATCCCCTTCATGATCGGCGTGCCCTACATGGCGCTGATGCTCGCGACGGTGCTGGGCGAGCAGATCACCCTCGCGTCCGTCCTCCAATCGGGCGTGTGGCCCTTCATCGTGCCCGGCGCGATCAAGGCGGTCGCTGCGGCGCTCCTCGTTCCTGGGGCGTGGCTGCTGGTCCGCTCCATCGACCGATCCGCGAAGCGCTGA